The genome window CCGCCGGGAGCGGAAGGCAAGCGCCTTTGGTCTCTACATAGGCACCGCTGAGGAAGGAGCGGTTGAACCCCTGCCGGAAGAGGAGGAGCGGTCATGAAGTTCTCTCTCTTTGCCCACATGGAGCGTCTGGATCCCAATCAGGACATGCGCCGCCTGCACGCTGAGTTCCTGGAACTCTGCGACATGGCCGAAGACGCTGGCTTCGAAGCGATCTGGACCGGCGAACATCACGGCATGAACTTCACCATCGCGCCGAACCCCTTCTTGAACCTCGTTGATCTGGCGCGCCGGACCAGCCGGGTGCGCCTTGGCACCGGCACCATCGTCGCGCCCTTCTGGCATCCCATCAAACTGGCGGGCGAGGCGGCCATGACCGACATCCTCTGCGATGGGCGGCTGGAGATCGGGCTGGCC of Limibacillus sp. contains these proteins:
- a CDS encoding LLM class flavin-dependent oxidoreductase, which gives rise to MKFSLFAHMERLDPNQDMRRLHAEFLELCDMAEDAGFEAIWTGEHHGMNFTIAPNPFLNLVDLARRTSRVRLGTGTIVAPFWHPIKLAGEAAMTDILCDGRLEIGLARGA